In Gorilla gorilla gorilla isolate KB3781 chromosome 12, NHGRI_mGorGor1-v2.1_pri, whole genome shotgun sequence, the following are encoded in one genomic region:
- the LOC109025801 gene encoding uncharacterized protein, with amino-acid sequence MSLITCKFKNLGNLHAGGCGFFPLSSICEERVKNGSRVVSTALLSSYHKGIAFVIFPSHHHTPTRPPSPKPSGSGGYLLNLRCRAPPQAFLSGCPPLPPRGSVLLGCTPPRTQFFVFHVVSYPLVLQKLLQTRDQKSIGSNSSCDTSEMNDCWQVTLSI; translated from the coding sequence ATGTCCTTAATAACCTGTAAGTTTAAGAACCTAGGGAATCTCCATGCTGGTGGCTGCGGTTTTTTCCCCTTATCCTCAATTTGTGAAGAAAGAGTCAAAAATGGCAGCAGGGTTGTGTCAACTGCTCTCCTCAGCAGCTATCATAAGGGAATTGCCTTTGTCATTTTCCCCAGCCACCACCACACTCCCACACGGCCACCATCACCTAAACCATCTGGCAGTGGGGGTTACCTCCTAAATCTGAGATGCAGAGCCCCACCGCaggcctttctttctggctgccctccACTCCCACCCAGAGGCTCAGTTTTGCTGGGCTGCACACCTCCGAGGACTCAGTTCTTTGTGTTTCATGTTGTTTCATATCCACTAGTGTTACAGAAACTGCTGCAAACCAGGGACCAAAAGTCCATAGGTTCTAATTCTAGCTGTGACACTAGTGAGATGAATGACTGCTGGCAAGTTACTTTATCTATCTGA